A window from Caldisericum sp. encodes these proteins:
- a CDS encoding nucleotide pyrophosphohydrolase — translation MKKNNDKLIDQLLKFRKERDWEQFHTPKNLAIAISVEAAELLSIFQWIKDDEIEMRVKDKIDEIKGEIADIYIYLSYLANDLQIDLEGNAKQKLKVNAKRYPVSKAKGNAKKYTELK, via the coding sequence CAGCTTTTGAAATTCAGGAAAGAAAGAGATTGGGAGCAATTTCATACTCCGAAGAACCTTGCAATTGCTATTTCTGTCGAGGCAGCAGAACTCTTATCAATTTTCCAATGGATTAAAGATGATGAAATCGAGATGCGGGTGAAGGATAAGATTGATGAAATAAAAGGTGAAATCGCTGATATTTATATTTATCTTTCTTATCTTGCAAACGATCTTCAAATAGATTTGGAAGGAAACGCAAAGCAAAAACTGAAGGTCAATGCAAAAAGATATCCCGTAAGCAAGGCAAAAGGTAACGCCAAGAAGTACACAGAACTAAAATAA